The following are encoded in a window of Lacinutrix sp. WUR7 genomic DNA:
- a CDS encoding LD-carboxypeptidase, whose product MYIYIMTKKGNFLQLFCVFFFFGIMTLTAQDNSTKNTTNLIQPDYLKSGDTVAIVAPSGILKNRKGEVEQAKSLLKSWGLNVVVGKHVFSKDNHFAGTDAQRCEDFQQALDDPKISAIWSARGGYGTVRILDKLDYTQFKKHPKWIIGYSDITALHNQVHNEGFQSLHALMCVSLTKDLSEIEESIATFKDALFGRPIAYTLKGSEYNRVGEVTAPVVGGNLTILHTMLGSNTSIDTSNKILFIEEIGEYKYHIDRMLQSLKRAGYFENCKGLMVGDMSKMRKNTTPWGTSVEQLILDVLAEYDFPIVFNVPAGHEKDNRALILGRNATITVGKDKSTVVFEE is encoded by the coding sequence ATGTACATTTACATTATGACTAAAAAAGGAAACTTTTTACAATTGTTTTGTGTGTTTTTTTTCTTCGGAATTATGACACTTACTGCACAAGATAATAGTACTAAAAATACTACGAATTTGATACAACCAGATTATTTAAAATCAGGAGATACTGTTGCTATTGTTGCTCCTTCCGGAATACTTAAAAACAGAAAAGGAGAAGTGGAACAAGCGAAATCTTTACTTAAAAGTTGGGGTTTAAATGTCGTTGTAGGAAAGCATGTTTTTAGTAAAGACAATCACTTTGCAGGAACAGATGCACAGCGTTGTGAAGATTTTCAGCAAGCATTAGACGATCCAAAAATTAGCGCTATTTGGTCTGCTAGAGGTGGTTATGGAACGGTTAGAATTTTAGATAAATTAGATTATACGCAATTTAAAAAGCATCCAAAATGGATTATTGGCTATAGTGATATTACGGCATTGCATAATCAAGTACATAACGAAGGGTTTCAATCTTTACACGCTTTAATGTGTGTAAGTTTGACTAAGGATTTAAGTGAAATAGAAGAAAGTATAGCAACTTTTAAAGATGCCCTTTTTGGAAGGCCAATTGCATATACTTTAAAAGGATCAGAGTATAATAGAGTAGGAGAAGTAACCGCTCCTGTGGTTGGTGGAAACTTAACCATTTTGCACACCATGTTGGGTTCTAATACCAGCATCGATACTTCTAATAAAATTTTATTTATTGAAGAAATAGGCGAGTATAAATATCATATTGATAGAATGCTTCAAAGTTTAAAGCGTGCTGGTTATTTTGAAAACTGCAAGGGTCTTATGGTTGGAGACATGAGTAAGATGCGAAAAAATACAACACCTTGGGGAACTTCGGTAGAGCAACTTATTTTAGATGTTTTAGCGGAATATGATTTCCCTATCGTTTTTAATGTTCCTGCTGGTCATGAAAAAGATAACCGTGCTTTGATACTTGGTAGAAATGCTACGATAACTGTTGGAAAGGATAAAAGTACCGTTGTTTTTGAAGAGTAA